A stretch of Microtus pennsylvanicus isolate mMicPen1 chromosome 5, mMicPen1.hap1, whole genome shotgun sequence DNA encodes these proteins:
- the Relt gene encoding tumor necrosis factor receptor superfamily member 19L isoform X2, giving the protein MSLQGLAMKWTLLGWPLSCLFVLLPSPLATPTSITPWLCPPGKEPDLDPGQGTLCRTCPPGTFSVLRDSRPCQPHYRCSLRRRLEAQAGTSTHDTVCGDCQPGWFGSQGVPHVPCQPCSKAPPNTGGCDESGRRTRRGVEVAAGTGSSSEPRQSGNGTRAGGPEETAAQYAVIAIVPVFCLMGLLGILVCNLLKRKGYHCTAHKEVGPSPGGGGSGINPAYRTEDANEDTIGVLVRLITEKKENAAALEELLKDYHSKQLVQTSHRPVPRLLPASSSMPHICPHRHHLHTVQGLASLSGSCCSRCSQKKWPEVLLSPEAAAAITPAPPLLSNPSRAPKASAKTGRQGEITILSVGRFRVARIPEQRTSLLSSEVKTVMEAGSSGGDLPDSPQPSLPPEQRALLGSGGSHTKWLKPPVENKAEENRYVVRLSESSLVI; this is encoded by the exons CTGCTGCCCTCGCCTCTAGCCACTCCAACATCAATAACTCCTTGGCTGTGTCCACCTGGCAAGGAACCTGATCTG GACCCAGGGCAGGGCACATTATGCCGAACCTGTCCCCCAGGCACCTTCTCAGTCTTAAGGGACTCCCGTCCATGCCAGCCTCATTACCGCTGCAGCCTTCGAAGGAGGTTGGAGGCCCAGGCTGGCACATCAACTCATGATACAGTGTGTGGAGACTGCCAGCCTGG ATGGTTTGGGTCTCAGGGAGTTCCTCATGTTCCATGTCAGCCATGCTCCAAGGCACCTCCAAATACTGGTGGCTGTGACG AATCAGGGCGACGGACCCGGCGTGGTGTGGAAGTGGCAGCAGGTACCGGTAGCAGCAGTGAGCCTCGGCAGTCTGGGAACGGCACTCGGGCAGGCGGCCCTGAGGAGACAGCTGCCCAGTATGCCGTGATCGCCATCGTACCTGTCTTTTGCCTCATGGGGCTTCTGGGGATTCTGGTGTGCAACCTGCTCAAGCGGAAGGGCTACCACTGCACGGCCCACAAGGAAGTTGGGCCCAgccctggaggaggaggcagtg ggATCAATCCCGCCTATAGGACAGAGGACGCCAACGAGGACACCATTGGAGTCCTGGTGCGCCTGATCACAGAGAAGAAAG AGAATGCAGCAGCCCTGGAGGAGTTGTTGAAAGACTATCACAGCAAACAGCTGGTCCAGACAAGCCACAGGCCTGTACCTAG gctgctgccAGCCTCCTCCAGCATGCCACACATCTGTCCACATCGCCACCACCTCCACACTGTGCAGGGCCTGGCCTCACTCTCTGGCTCCTGCTGCTCCCGTTGTAGCCAGAAGAAGTGGCCAGAGGTGCTGCTGTCTCCTGAGGCAGCAGCTGCCATCACTCCCGCTCCCCCCCTCCTGTCCAACCCATCCAGGGCTCCCAAAGCTAGTGCCAAGACAGGACGTCAGGGTGAGATCACCATCTTGTCTGTGGGCAG GTTCCGTGTGGCTCGCATTCCTGAGCAGCGAACCAGTTTGTTGTCATCTGAAGTGAAGACTGTCATGGAGGCTGGGTCTTCAGGGGGTGATCTTCCTGACTCCCCACAGCCCAGTCTTCCCCCTGAGCAGCGGGCACTGCTGGGAAGTGGTGGGAGCCATACTAAATGGTTGAAGCCTCCAGTAGAAAACAAGGCAGAG GAGAACCGCTATGTGGTTCGGCTAAGTGAAAGCAGTTTGGTCATCTGA
- the Relt gene encoding tumor necrosis factor receptor superfamily member 19L isoform X1 yields MSLQGLAMKWTLLGWPLSCLFVLLPSPLATPTSITPWLCPPGKEPDLDPGQGTLCRTCPPGTFSVLRDSRPCQPHYRCSLRRRLEAQAGTSTHDTVCGDCQPGWFGSQGVPHVPCQPCSKAPPNTGGCDESGRRTRRGVEVAAGTGSSSEPRQSGNGTRAGGPEETAAQYAVIAIVPVFCLMGLLGILVCNLLKRKGYHCTAHKEVGPSPGGGGSGINPAYRTEDANEDTIGVLVRLITEKKENAAALEELLKDYHSKQLVQTSHRPVPSDHLCSSSCRLLPASSSMPHICPHRHHLHTVQGLASLSGSCCSRCSQKKWPEVLLSPEAAAAITPAPPLLSNPSRAPKASAKTGRQGEITILSVGRFRVARIPEQRTSLLSSEVKTVMEAGSSGGDLPDSPQPSLPPEQRALLGSGGSHTKWLKPPVENKAEENRYVVRLSESSLVI; encoded by the exons CTGCTGCCCTCGCCTCTAGCCACTCCAACATCAATAACTCCTTGGCTGTGTCCACCTGGCAAGGAACCTGATCTG GACCCAGGGCAGGGCACATTATGCCGAACCTGTCCCCCAGGCACCTTCTCAGTCTTAAGGGACTCCCGTCCATGCCAGCCTCATTACCGCTGCAGCCTTCGAAGGAGGTTGGAGGCCCAGGCTGGCACATCAACTCATGATACAGTGTGTGGAGACTGCCAGCCTGG ATGGTTTGGGTCTCAGGGAGTTCCTCATGTTCCATGTCAGCCATGCTCCAAGGCACCTCCAAATACTGGTGGCTGTGACG AATCAGGGCGACGGACCCGGCGTGGTGTGGAAGTGGCAGCAGGTACCGGTAGCAGCAGTGAGCCTCGGCAGTCTGGGAACGGCACTCGGGCAGGCGGCCCTGAGGAGACAGCTGCCCAGTATGCCGTGATCGCCATCGTACCTGTCTTTTGCCTCATGGGGCTTCTGGGGATTCTGGTGTGCAACCTGCTCAAGCGGAAGGGCTACCACTGCACGGCCCACAAGGAAGTTGGGCCCAgccctggaggaggaggcagtg ggATCAATCCCGCCTATAGGACAGAGGACGCCAACGAGGACACCATTGGAGTCCTGGTGCGCCTGATCACAGAGAAGAAAG AGAATGCAGCAGCCCTGGAGGAGTTGTTGAAAGACTATCACAGCAAACAGCTGGTCCAGACAAGCCACAGGCCTGTACCTAG TGACcatctctgctcctcctcctgcaggctgctgccAGCCTCCTCCAGCATGCCACACATCTGTCCACATCGCCACCACCTCCACACTGTGCAGGGCCTGGCCTCACTCTCTGGCTCCTGCTGCTCCCGTTGTAGCCAGAAGAAGTGGCCAGAGGTGCTGCTGTCTCCTGAGGCAGCAGCTGCCATCACTCCCGCTCCCCCCCTCCTGTCCAACCCATCCAGGGCTCCCAAAGCTAGTGCCAAGACAGGACGTCAGGGTGAGATCACCATCTTGTCTGTGGGCAG GTTCCGTGTGGCTCGCATTCCTGAGCAGCGAACCAGTTTGTTGTCATCTGAAGTGAAGACTGTCATGGAGGCTGGGTCTTCAGGGGGTGATCTTCCTGACTCCCCACAGCCCAGTCTTCCCCCTGAGCAGCGGGCACTGCTGGGAAGTGGTGGGAGCCATACTAAATGGTTGAAGCCTCCAGTAGAAAACAAGGCAGAG GAGAACCGCTATGTGGTTCGGCTAAGTGAAAGCAGTTTGGTCATCTGA